The genomic DNA GTGGGGCGCGACCAGACCATTTCGAGCGGAGTGCGATCCTGCTCGCCCGCAGGTGTGCTGAGGCCGACATCGCCCAGAAACCGCGCGTGATCAAAGCCTAAGCCCTCCCATTGCGCCCGCAATTCTGGCGTGAGCTCAGGGATGTCGTCATAAAAGCCGGGCAGGGTGACGCCCCCGATGTCGTCGTGCAGACCCGCCAGGATGCGGCTGAGTGTATGGATCGGGTTGGCCGCCAGACCGCCGAAAAAGCCCGAGTGTAGGTCAACGTCTGGGCCTTTGATGGTGACTTCTTCGGTCACCATGCCACGCAGCATCGTCACGATGGCGGGTGTTTTTGACTGGAACATGCCGGTGTCGCAGATCAGTGCCAGATCGGCGCGTAACTCGTGCGCGTTCTCTTGCATGAAGGGTACCAGCGAGGGAGAGCCGGATTCCTCTTCGCCCTCGAAAAAGAAGGTGATGGCGCAGGGCAGGGTGCCGTTGACCTCTTTCCACGCGCGGCAGGCCTCGACAAAGGTCATCAACTGTCCCTTGTCATCGCTGGAGCCGCGGGCACGGATCACGCGGCCTTTGGGGGTGTCTTCGATCTGGGGATCGAACGGGTCGGTTTTCCACAATTCCAGCGGATCGACGGGCTGAACGTCGTAGTGGCCATAAAACAGCAGGTGCGGGCCGTCCCCCGGCACATGACCCACGACCATGGGGTGGCCGGGCGTATCGCGGCGCTGGGCATCGATTCCAATGCTTTGCAGGTCGGCTACCAACCAGTCAGCGGCGGCGCGGCAATCAGCGGCATAGGCCGGGTCGGTCGAGATGGATGGAATACGCAACAGCGTCTGCAAGCGCGTCAGTGCATCCGGCAATTGGTCGTCGATACGGGACAAAACGGCGTCCAGAGACATGGGGAAACCTCGCAATGGGATATTTTGGGCTGAACGTATCAGGCGGCGCGGAACTGTCCAGCAGGTAGCGGCGGGGGTGGTCGTGGGTCGCGGCAATTTGTAAACTGTTGTGGCGTTGCGATGTGGTCTATATGCGACGGCGCACGCAAAGTACCGGGCCAGTGGTCGGGGATCAGACGTACTGGGGGATGGTGAGTTTGGACTATACTGCAAAACTGGATCAGGCGATCGGACGACTGCACGATGAGGGCCGTTACCGGACTTTTATTGATATCGAGCGGCGCAACGGGCATTTCCCGCATGCCACATGGCGTCGTGCGGATGGCAGTGAACGGCCCATCACGGTCTGGTGCGGCAATGATTATCTGGGCATGGGGCAGCATCCGGACGTGTTGTCCGCGATGCACGAGGCGCTGGACGCCACTGGTGCGGGCTCTGGCGG from Roseovarius pelagicus includes the following:
- a CDS encoding M20/M25/M40 family metallo-hydrolase, translating into MSLDAVLSRIDDQLPDALTRLQTLLRIPSISTDPAYAADCRAAADWLVADLQSIGIDAQRRDTPGHPMVVGHVPGDGPHLLFYGHYDVQPVDPLELWKTDPFDPQIEDTPKGRVIRARGSSDDKGQLMTFVEACRAWKEVNGTLPCAITFFFEGEEESGSPSLVPFMQENAHELRADLALICDTGMFQSKTPAIVTMLRGMVTEEVTIKGPDVDLHSGFFGGLAANPIHTLSRILAGLHDDIGGVTLPGFYDDIPELTPELRAQWEGLGFDHARFLGDVGLSTPAGEQDRTPLEMVWSRPTAEVNGIWGGYTGAGFKTVLPAEAHAKVSFRLVEGQDPDRIRDAFRAYVTTQLPDDVTAEFHAHGGSRAGIMQTSAPAFEAARRALSNEWPEEAAYVGCGGSIPIAGHFGAVLGMNAMLIGFGKDDDAIHSPNEKYDMESFHKGTRSWARILDALSASSA